One window from the genome of Pseudomonadota bacterium encodes:
- a CDS encoding DUF2845 domain-containing protein has protein sequence MNKFLICIYPILLLALTANTAIALRCGNDLIREGDTASEVRITLKNNGGEIIEKSYFTTKTKISKKSKKKKYTSHTVEKWFVKTPSGYGHPYCYELTFEGSVLEKIGHGVECE, from the coding sequence ATGAATAAATTTCTAATCTGCATTTATCCGATTTTATTATTAGCTTTGACAGCAAACACAGCTATTGCGCTTAGATGCGGTAATGACCTGATTCGGGAAGGCGACACCGCTTCTGAAGTTAGAATTACTTTGAAAAATAATGGCGGGGAAATTATTGAAAAGTCTTATTTTACTACAAAAACAAAGATCTCCAAAAAATCTAAAAAAAAGAAATATACTTCGCACACAGTTGAGAAGTGGTTTGTAAAAACACCAAGCGGGTATGGCCATCCGTATTGTTATGAATTAACATTTGAAGGTTCTGTATTAGAAAAAATTGGGCATGGTGTTGAATGTGAATAG